TGTATCAtggatatatttatataattaatttaatccaaATTATATATACCATGAAACCATTGTTTAAAGGGTGAATTATATTCAAGTTTATCGGtattgtaattatttattattattattattattattattattattattattattattattattattattattattattattattttgtcaaaGGTAATTACTTATAGCTAATCCTCTATTTTGTGTGACTCATCAGAAAATGTTCTCAGTTCACAAATGTCAACAACAACTCCCAACCTCAGAACTCTTAGccattcaaaaataaaaacctCAACCCATCAATTTCAATCTTGAAGACTGTAGAAACAATATGGATTCCCAAAAGTTGTTTCTTCAATATTTTCTTCTTCTAATCCTCTTGGCATTTTCTTCTTCCAAAGACACCTTAACCATTAACCAAACCATTCAAGATGGCAACTTTATGATTTCTAGAGAGAATAATTTTGCATTAGGATTCTTTAGCCCCAGGAGTTCCAAGTTTCGATATCTTGGTATTTGGTATCACAAAGTCCGAGAGCAAAATGTAGTGTGGGTAGCAAACAGGAATAATCCAATCAATGATTCCTCAGGTGTTCTATCAATTGACCAATATGGAAATCTCATTCTTTATAGCAATCATAATCAGCAAGTTCCTGTGTGGTCTGCAAATGTCTCAGTGGAGGATACAGGTACTTGTGTAGCTCAGCTCTTGGATACAGGAAATTTGATTTTGGTCCAAGATTCAAGTAAAGGAGTTGTGTGGCAGAGCTTTGATCATCCTACAGATACTGTGCTACCAGGAATGAAACTTGGGCTTGATCGAAGGACGGGTATGAACAGGTTTCTGATATCTTGGAGATCAGCAAATGACCCTGGAGTTGGAAACTTCTCACTACAGATCAATCCAAAAGGATCACCGCAAGTATTTCTTTACTGGGATATAAAATGTATCTGGCGAGGCATTGCTTGGCCCttgaaaagttatgcagatgaaACCAACGTTAGTTTTGTCAACAATCAAGATGAGATATACATGTCCTACGTTCTTTCTGATGCTTCTGTTTTCCAAAGGGTAATTTTGGATTATTCCGGACTTGTTAAGAAACAAACTTGGCATGAAAAAGATGGCAAATGGAAGGAATTTTGGTCTGTAACTATGTCTTTTTGTGATCCATATGCGCATTGTGGTAGCTATGGAATATGTGATCCTAACTATGTTAGTCGAAGATTTGAATGTGATTGTTTACCGGGGTATGAACCCAAGTCTGCAAGGGACTGGCATATTCTCAAAGATGCATCAAGTGGATGTGTTAGAAAGCGGCTAGAGTCCATCTCAGTATGTGGGCATGGAGAAGGATTTGTGAAAGTGACACATGTTAAAGTACCTGATACTTCAACGGCCATTTGGGTGAGCATGAATATGAGTCCGAGGGACTGTGAAAAGGATTGCAGGAGGAATTGTTCATGCTCTGCATATGCAAGCATAGATATTGCTGGAAAGGGGACCGGCTGTTTGACATGGTATGGAAAATTGATGGACACTGTACATAATATAGAAGAGGGATATGATATTTATGTTCGTGTTGATGCAGTTGAAATAGGTAATGTATTTGACTTCCATAAATTTTGAACAAAACCTGAGTGCATAATCAGGTGACAAATTGGCTAATCAGCCTTGCAAGAATTGCATGTGCTTATGTTCTATCATTATGCCTTGCCTTTTAAAATCCTTTCTTTCCTGTTTTGATGCAACAATGTTAAATTCTTTTCCCTATACACAGATGAAATCGCCCAAAATTCGAATGGCTTTTTCAAAAGAAAGGATATGCTGGCAGTTTTAGTAGTATCTGTTGTTTCAGCTTGGCTTATTATCATCTTATTTGTTTGTATGTGgctcaagaagaagaaa
This Manihot esculenta cultivar AM560-2 chromosome 6, M.esculenta_v8, whole genome shotgun sequence DNA region includes the following protein-coding sequences:
- the LOC110618245 gene encoding G-type lectin S-receptor-like serine/threonine-protein kinase RKS1 isoform X1, translated to MDSQKLFLQYFLLLILLAFSSSKDTLTINQTIQDGNFMISRENNFALGFFSPRSSKFRYLGIWYHKVREQNVVWVANRNNPINDSSGVLSIDQYGNLILYSNHNQQVPVWSANVSVEDTGTCVAQLLDTGNLILVQDSSKGVVWQSFDHPTDTVLPGMKLGLDRRTGMNRFLISWRSANDPGVGNFSLQINPKGSPQVFLYWDIKCIWRGIAWPLKSYADETNVSFVNNQDEIYMSYVLSDASVFQRVILDYSGLVKKQTWHEKDGKWKEFWSVTMSFCDPYAHCGSYGICDPNYVSRRFECDCLPGYEPKSARDWHILKDASSGCVRKRLESISVCGHGEGFVKVTHVKVPDTSTAIWVSMNMSPRDCEKDCRRNCSCSAYASIDIAGKGTGCLTWYGKLMDTVHNIEEGYDIYVRVDAVEIDEIAQNSNGFFKRKDMLAVLVVSVVSAWLIIILFVCMWLKKKKKKRVRNKWSKRWLDTIGNTYYKQTWEENEVEGDMSHPKIAFFSLSTILSATSNFSPANKLGEGGFGMVYKGTLSNGKEVAVKRLSKSSAQGIEEFKNEVLLIAKLQHQNLVKLIGCCIQGQEPMLVYEYMPNKSLDSFIFNETRRSTLNWRKRFDIIVGIARGILYIHQDSRLRIIHRDLKTSNILLDEEMNPKISDFGLARILKRDQSQEKTNKIVGTFGYMSPEYVVFGKFSTKSDVFSFGIILLEIITGKKSNSFCQEDSYPSMIGKMWHLWREERALEMVDSSLQESCSVHKVLRCIQIGLLCVQEDALERPDMSTVVVMLNSEDSLPTPKQPPFIFKRSSNSSSSLVIKEKGFYSVDEETITELVCR
- the LOC110618245 gene encoding G-type lectin S-receptor-like serine/threonine-protein kinase RKS1 isoform X2, translated to MDSQKLFLQYFLLLILLAFSSSKDTLTINQTIQDGNFMISRENNFALGFFSPRSSKFRYLGIWYHKVREQNVVWVANRNNPINDSSGVLSIDQYGNLILYSNHNQQVPVWSANVSVEDTGTCVAQLLDTGNLILVQDSSKGVVWQSFDHPTDTVLPGMKLGLDRRTGMNRFLISWRSANDPGVGNFSLQINPKGSPQVFLYWDIKCIWRGIAWPLKSYADETNVSFVNNQDEIYMSYVLSDASVFQRVILDYSGLVKKQTWHEKDGKWKEFWSVTMSFCDPYAHCGSYGICDPNYVSRRFECDCLPGYEPKSARDWHILKDASSGCVRKRLESISVCGHGEGFVKVTHVKVPDTSTAIWVSMNMSPRDCEKDCRRNCSCSAYASIDIAGKGTGCLTWYGKLMDTVHNIEEGYDIYVRVDAVEIDEIAQNSNGFFKRKDMLAVLVVSVVSAWLIIILFVCMWLKKKKKKRVRNKWSKRWLDTIGNTYYKQTWEENEVEGDMSHPKIAFFSLSTILSATSNFSPANKLGEGGFGMVYKGQEPMLVYEYMPNKSLDSFIFNETRRSTLNWRKRFDIIVGIARGILYIHQDSRLRIIHRDLKTSNILLDEEMNPKISDFGLARILKRDQSQEKTNKIVGTFGYMSPEYVVFGKFSTKSDVFSFGIILLEIITGKKSNSFCQEDSYPSMIGKMWHLWREERALEMVDSSLQESCSVHKVLRCIQIGLLCVQEDALERPDMSTVVVMLNSEDSLPTPKQPPFIFKRSSNSSSSLVIKEKGFYSVDEETITELVCR